One window from the genome of Cucumis melo cultivar AY chromosome 10, USDA_Cmelo_AY_1.0, whole genome shotgun sequence encodes:
- the LOC103489447 gene encoding amino acid transporter AVT1C-like isoform X2, with the protein MKSSVSEQSFLYESEDEEEDQENVVVNKDEEDGNDSDSSDDSTRNQRRSKPDSYTTTWPQSYRQSMDMLGSVPSPNIGILGTSSLTRWGSSFLSSSLTRRHTPDTLTSTSKPLLATVTDENKDEQQPLPPLSQRLSSHSLILPFTSRRPSGIKKDDKPSKVPHEFPTARRSSFSQAMLNGGNVLCGVGILTTPYAAKEGGWLGLSILLIFAVVCYYTGLLLRDCMESRPELDTYPDIGQAAFGTTGRIVISIILYMELYASCIEYIILESDNLSSLFPNAHLNVGGYELNAHLLFALMTTIAVLPTVYLRDLSVLSYISAGGVIASILVVLCLFWIGLVDGVGFQGKETTTLLNPGTLPIAIGLYGYCYSGHAVFPNIYSSMSKPSQYPSVLLTCFVVCTLMYAGVAFVGYSMFGESTMSQFTLNLPTNLVASKIAVWTTVVNPFTKYALTLTPIALSLEELIPSNHPQFLMLSILIRTALVVSTLLVGLGIPFFGLILSLVGSLLTMFISLILPCACFLSILKGKVTRLQGIVCVIIMVIGLIAAAFGTYSSVLKIVQNLST; encoded by the exons ATGAAGAGTTCTGTATCGGAACAGAGTTTTTTGTATGAGagtgaagatgaagaagaggaTCAGGAGAATGTAGTAGTGAacaaagatgaagaagatggaaaCGATTCAGATTCTTCCGATGATTCGACTAGAAATCAGAGACGAAGCAAGCCTGATTCGTACACTACTACTTGGCCACAAAGTTACAG ACAGTCGATGGATATGCTTGGCAGTGTGCCATCACCTAACATCGGGATATTAGGGACATCATCTTTAACAAGATGGGGAAGCTCATTTCTATCCTCCTCCTTAACAAGAAGGCATACTCCAGACACGTTAACTTCAACATCAAAACCGCTGCTTGCTACAGTGACTGACGAGAACAAAGACGAGCAGCAACCGCTGCCACCGCTATCGCAGCGACTAAGCTCTCACTCTCTCATTCTCCCTTTCACTTCAAGGCGACCATCAGGCATAAAAAAGGATGACAAACCTTCCAAAGTTCCACACGAGTTTCCCACTGCTCGTCGAAGCTCATTTAGTCAAGCCATGCTCAATG GTGGAAATGTGCTATGTGGGGTTGGAATACTAACGACGCCTTATGCAGCGAAAGAGGGAGGATGGCTTGGACTTTCCATTTTGTTAATATTTGCTGTGGTCTGTTACTACACTGGACTCCTCCTCCGTGACTGCATGGAAAGTAGACCAGAGCTCGATACTTACCCAGACATTGGCCAGGCAGCCTTTGGCACCACGGGTCGAATCGTCATCTCG ATAATATTGTACATGGAATTATAC GCTTCTTGTATTGAGTACATAATCTTGGAGAGCGATAACTTGTCTTCTCTATTTCCAAATGCGCATTTAAATGTGGGTGGATATGAGTTAAATGCACACCTTTTATTTGCCTTGATGACTACTATTGCTGTTCTTCCTACTGTTTATCTTCGGGACCTATCCGTTCTTAGCTACATCTCTG CTGGTGGAGTTATTGCATCAATATTGGTTGTACTTTGCTTGTTCTGGATTGGATTAGTGGATGGGGTCGGTTTCCAAGGGAAGGAGACAACAACTTTACTGAATCCTGGAACCCTTCCTATTGCTATTGGTCTTTATGGCTACTGCTATTCTGGACACGCTGTTTTCCCCAATATTTATAGTTCAATGTCAAAACCAAGTCAATATCCTTCAGTCCTCTTAACATG TTTCGTTGTTTGTACTTTGATGTATGCGGGGGTTGCTTTTGTGGGATATTCAATGTTTGGAGAATCAACGATGTCACAGTTCACTCTCAACTTGCCAACGAACTTGGTTGCATCAAAGATCGCCGTCTGGACTACG GTGGTTAACCCATTTACCAA GTATGCATTGACATTGACCCCAATTGCACTGAGTCTAGAGGAGCTGATACCATCAAATCATCCTCAGTTTCTTATGCTCTCAATCCTTATAAGAACTGCTCTTGTCGTCTCTACCTTGCTTGTGGGTCTTGGCATTCCTTTCTTTG GTTTGATTTTGTCGCTTGTCGGGTCACTTCTCACCATGTTCATT AGTTTAATACTTCCTTGTGCTTGTTTCCTGAGCATCCTCAAAGGGAAAGTAACACGTTTACAG GGAATAGTGTGTGTGATAATAATGGTAATAGGGCTGATAGCAGCAGCCTTTGGAACTTATTCATCCGTATTAAAAATCGTCCAGAATTTGAGTACCTAG
- the LOC103489447 gene encoding amino acid transporter AVT1C-like isoform X1, translated as MNYKAEQKTEQITQNQSKEKMKSSVSEQSFLYESEDEEEDQENVVVNKDEEDGNDSDSSDDSTRNQRRSKPDSYTTTWPQSYRQSMDMLGSVPSPNIGILGTSSLTRWGSSFLSSSLTRRHTPDTLTSTSKPLLATVTDENKDEQQPLPPLSQRLSSHSLILPFTSRRPSGIKKDDKPSKVPHEFPTARRSSFSQAMLNGGNVLCGVGILTTPYAAKEGGWLGLSILLIFAVVCYYTGLLLRDCMESRPELDTYPDIGQAAFGTTGRIVISIILYMELYASCIEYIILESDNLSSLFPNAHLNVGGYELNAHLLFALMTTIAVLPTVYLRDLSVLSYISAGGVIASILVVLCLFWIGLVDGVGFQGKETTTLLNPGTLPIAIGLYGYCYSGHAVFPNIYSSMSKPSQYPSVLLTCFVVCTLMYAGVAFVGYSMFGESTMSQFTLNLPTNLVASKIAVWTTVVNPFTKYALTLTPIALSLEELIPSNHPQFLMLSILIRTALVVSTLLVGLGIPFFGLILSLVGSLLTMFISLILPCACFLSILKGKVTRLQGIVCVIIMVIGLIAAAFGTYSSVLKIVQNLST; from the exons ATGAATTACAAAGCAGAGCAAAAAACAGAGCAGATAACACAAAATCAGAGCAAG GAGAAGATGAAGAGTTCTGTATCGGAACAGAGTTTTTTGTATGAGagtgaagatgaagaagaggaTCAGGAGAATGTAGTAGTGAacaaagatgaagaagatggaaaCGATTCAGATTCTTCCGATGATTCGACTAGAAATCAGAGACGAAGCAAGCCTGATTCGTACACTACTACTTGGCCACAAAGTTACAG ACAGTCGATGGATATGCTTGGCAGTGTGCCATCACCTAACATCGGGATATTAGGGACATCATCTTTAACAAGATGGGGAAGCTCATTTCTATCCTCCTCCTTAACAAGAAGGCATACTCCAGACACGTTAACTTCAACATCAAAACCGCTGCTTGCTACAGTGACTGACGAGAACAAAGACGAGCAGCAACCGCTGCCACCGCTATCGCAGCGACTAAGCTCTCACTCTCTCATTCTCCCTTTCACTTCAAGGCGACCATCAGGCATAAAAAAGGATGACAAACCTTCCAAAGTTCCACACGAGTTTCCCACTGCTCGTCGAAGCTCATTTAGTCAAGCCATGCTCAATG GTGGAAATGTGCTATGTGGGGTTGGAATACTAACGACGCCTTATGCAGCGAAAGAGGGAGGATGGCTTGGACTTTCCATTTTGTTAATATTTGCTGTGGTCTGTTACTACACTGGACTCCTCCTCCGTGACTGCATGGAAAGTAGACCAGAGCTCGATACTTACCCAGACATTGGCCAGGCAGCCTTTGGCACCACGGGTCGAATCGTCATCTCG ATAATATTGTACATGGAATTATAC GCTTCTTGTATTGAGTACATAATCTTGGAGAGCGATAACTTGTCTTCTCTATTTCCAAATGCGCATTTAAATGTGGGTGGATATGAGTTAAATGCACACCTTTTATTTGCCTTGATGACTACTATTGCTGTTCTTCCTACTGTTTATCTTCGGGACCTATCCGTTCTTAGCTACATCTCTG CTGGTGGAGTTATTGCATCAATATTGGTTGTACTTTGCTTGTTCTGGATTGGATTAGTGGATGGGGTCGGTTTCCAAGGGAAGGAGACAACAACTTTACTGAATCCTGGAACCCTTCCTATTGCTATTGGTCTTTATGGCTACTGCTATTCTGGACACGCTGTTTTCCCCAATATTTATAGTTCAATGTCAAAACCAAGTCAATATCCTTCAGTCCTCTTAACATG TTTCGTTGTTTGTACTTTGATGTATGCGGGGGTTGCTTTTGTGGGATATTCAATGTTTGGAGAATCAACGATGTCACAGTTCACTCTCAACTTGCCAACGAACTTGGTTGCATCAAAGATCGCCGTCTGGACTACG GTGGTTAACCCATTTACCAA GTATGCATTGACATTGACCCCAATTGCACTGAGTCTAGAGGAGCTGATACCATCAAATCATCCTCAGTTTCTTATGCTCTCAATCCTTATAAGAACTGCTCTTGTCGTCTCTACCTTGCTTGTGGGTCTTGGCATTCCTTTCTTTG GTTTGATTTTGTCGCTTGTCGGGTCACTTCTCACCATGTTCATT AGTTTAATACTTCCTTGTGCTTGTTTCCTGAGCATCCTCAAAGGGAAAGTAACACGTTTACAG GGAATAGTGTGTGTGATAATAATGGTAATAGGGCTGATAGCAGCAGCCTTTGGAACTTATTCATCCGTATTAAAAATCGTCCAGAATTTGAGTACCTAG